The following proteins come from a genomic window of Miscanthus floridulus cultivar M001 chromosome 2, ASM1932011v1, whole genome shotgun sequence:
- the LOC136538829 gene encoding uncharacterized protein, with protein sequence MQCRPCRVLTGDRRCRDVRQDLSDDALKISSLVMYRKYESDHQKRKRKRRLEAAAQSQKGALDRFVVKESRFSPENQTPSADPDEGHGDDANNGVQVEAQNAEIVQADHANITVADEVSDHADVVNPSLDRSPNIEDNRSKGINNDLQPDIFDPRTWDALDSKMIDILVQKGPKRDLSIEKGLKDKFSRRFSASSYTRVVSNGEKCDREWLVYSKELDRVFCFSCKLLRKGHGKGHLANEGFRYWRHLGTRLREHETSAEHVMNMATWCELRLRLQKNQTIDKVVQGELQKERDPIKYNQS encoded by the exons ATGCAGTGCCGCCCGTGCCGGGTGCTGACCGGTGACCGCCGGTGCCGAGACGTGCGGCAAGACCTAAGTGACGACGCTCTCAAG ATCTCAAGCCTCGTCATGTATAGGAAGTATGAATCTGACCATCAAAAGCGTAAGAGGAAACGAAGACTGGAAGCAGCTGCTCAATCTCAAAAGGGCGCTCTTGAcagatttgttgtgaaagaatcTCGGTTCAGTCCTGAGAATCAAACTCCTAGTGCTGATCCAGATGAGGGTCATGGTGATGATGCTAACAACGGAGTACAAGTCGAGGCTCAGAATGCTGAAATCGTTCAAGCTGATCATGCTAACATTACCGTTGCCGATGAAGTTAGTGACCATGCTGATGTAGTTAATCCCAGCTTGGATAGATCACCGAATATTGAAGATAACCGCAGCAAGGGCATCAATAATGATTTGCAGCCGGATATATTTGATCCAAGAACTTGGGATGCGCTTGATTCTAAAATGATTGATATTTTGGTGCAAAAGGGTCCTAAAAGAGACCTGTCCATTGAGAAAGGCCTCAAAGACAAATTCTCCAGAAGGTTTTCTGCATCATCATACACTAGAGTTGTTTCCAACGGAGAAAAATGTGACAGAGAATGGCTTGTATACAGCAAAGAGCTTGATAGAGTATTTTGCTTTTCTTGCAAATTATTGAGAAAGGGGCATGGAAAAGGCCATTTAGCAAATGAGGGTTTTAGGTACTGGCGTCATCTTGGCACTAGACTTAGAGAGCATGAAACTAGTGCAGAACATGTTATGAATATGGCTACTTGGTGTGAACTTCGTCTCAGGTTACAGAAGAATCAAACAATTGATAAAGTTGTTCAAGGAGAACTTCAAAAGGAAAGGGATCCTATCAAGTACAATCAAAGTTAA
- the LOC136538830 gene encoding uncharacterized protein, with the protein MNGINANGGILSYGNMEGYAMWVATGVASAFFASLERCSCIHLHTAEDDGDYEDEEDLEEANRSFSRPPQAIPEYYYDRSGSSASFATAKM; encoded by the coding sequence ATGAACGGCATCAACGCCAACGGCGGCATCCTGTCGTACGGGAACATGGAGGGCTACGCGATGTGGGTGGCCACCGGCGTGGCGTCGGCCTTCTTCGCGTCCCTGGAGCGCTGCTCCTGCATCCACCTCCACACCGCGGAGGACGACGGCGActacgaggacgaggaggacctCGAGGAGGCCAACCGCTCCTTCTCCCGCCCGCCGCAGGCGATCCCCGAGTACTACTACGACCGGTCCGGATCCTCCGCCTCCTTCGCCACCGCCAAGATGTGA
- the LOC136538831 gene encoding thylakoid lumenal 17.4 kDa protein, chloroplastic-like: MASSCLASPSGAALCRPRRPRCRVACSAGADAGGNTEPAWAKGAGRLACGVLAAWAVASASNPVIAASQRLPPLSTEPNRCERAFVGNTIGQANGVYDKPLDLRFCDYSNEKTNLKGKSLAAALMSEAKFDGADMSEVVMSKAYAVGASFKGTDFTNAVIDRVNFEKADLTGAIFKNTVLSGSTFDDAKMDNVVFEDTIIGYIDLQKLCRNTSIIPDARLELGCR; this comes from the exons ATGGCGTCGTCCTGCCTCGCCTCGCCGTCTGGCGCCGCGCTCTGCCGCCCGCGGCGGCCGAGGTGCCGCGTGGCGTGCTCGGCGGGGGCCGACGCCGGCGGGAACACCGAGCCGGCGTGGGCCAAGGGCGCCGGCCGCCTCGCGTGCGGCGTGCTGGCGGCCTGGGCCGTCGCGTCCGCGTCCAATCCGGTCATTGCCGCGAGCCAG AGATTGCCTCCACTCTCAACGGAGCCAAACAGATGTGAGCGTGCATTTGTGGGGAACACAATTGGTCAGGCAAATGGGGTGTATGACAAGCCCCTTGATCTCCGGTTCTGTGATTACTCGAACGAGAAAACTAATCTAAAAGGCAAGTCTTTAGCTGCAGCGTTGATGTCCGAGGCAAAGTTTGACGGTGCTGACATGTCTGAAGTTGTCATGTCCAAAGCTTATGCTGTTGGTGCAAGTTTCAAAG GAACCGACTTCACGAATGCAGTGATAGACCGTGTCAATTTCGAGAAGGCCGATCTCACAGGGGCAATCTTCAAGAACACAGTTTTGTCAGGATCGACCTTTGATGATGCGAAGATGGACAATGTCGTGTTTGAGGACACAATCATTGGCTACATTGACCTTCAGAAGCTATGTAGAAACACCAGTATCATCCCAGATGCGAGATTGGAGCTGGGCTGTAGGTGA